In Woeseia oceani, one DNA window encodes the following:
- a CDS encoding methylated-DNA--[protein]-cysteine S-methyltransferase yields MYYCYLTTPIGDLLLAGDAQHLHVISFPEGPKRRDPMPEWIYSESPFADARAQLLEYFCGTRQTFDLQLAPSGTEFQLAVLAELQAIPYGTTVSYADIACRIGRPTAVRAVGAANGRNPIPIVIPCHRVIGSDGKLTGFGGGLPVKEALLRLELEHSQLLPVTP; encoded by the coding sequence ATGTACTACTGCTACCTGACCACGCCGATTGGGGATTTACTGCTCGCCGGGGACGCGCAACACTTACACGTCATTAGCTTTCCGGAAGGGCCGAAACGTCGTGATCCAATGCCCGAATGGATTTATTCAGAGTCACCGTTTGCGGATGCCCGCGCCCAGTTGCTTGAGTATTTCTGCGGAACGCGGCAAACCTTCGATCTGCAGCTCGCACCCTCCGGTACGGAGTTCCAGCTGGCCGTCCTCGCAGAGTTGCAGGCGATCCCGTATGGCACGACAGTCAGCTATGCCGACATCGCCTGCCGCATCGGTAGGCCGACGGCCGTGCGCGCGGTTGGCGCGGCGAACGGCCGCAATCCCATTCCTATCGTGATTCCGTGTCACCGCGTCATCGGCAGCGACGGCAAACTGACGGGGTTCGGCGGCGGTCTGCCTGTCAAAGAGGCACTCCTGCGCCTGGAGTTGGAGCATAGCCAGCTGCTGCCTGTAACACCCTGA
- a CDS encoding TonB-dependent receptor has translation MQILTRVSKGVLLTACIVAAFPATAFSQNRTADALLEEIIVTGTKRAGGIDVQDAGVAITAYNESQLDAMHLRDVQAIGYSAPSVQLEDIGTTRGTANFSIRGLGINSSIPSIDPTVGVFVDGMYLGTNTGVVLDIFDLEGIEVLRGPQGLLFGRNVTGGAVLLRTTRPSDAFRFKGKMAMETGDNIYASALVTGPLSDRWRGKFSLYRNDDSGWHTNLATGEDHGAAETTMVRGGLEYLPNDSMNFLLRMEHGETEGDGPASQNEGLYGTTGFGFAIDEPGYYDNEWNQFTFESTFDVNAGDGEIVNILGWREYSSMTLSDIDSSPIFLFHAPARTEQDQFSNELRYSGSYDNLYVTTGAYFFKQDLLYLERRLIQGGALDITGGGDQESETFAVFASLDVVLNDVFTLNFGGRYTQEEKTARIASIPLNLCTIDAGCASADLNDSRSWKNFTPKIGIQVKPNDSTQLYGFWTKGFRSGGYNMRHTAVAIPNRSFDEEEQSSFEVGVKKDFADGRVRLNAAAYHNTIEDMQREVNLTDPVVGVVQIIQNTADATITGLDLEASWVLSDSLFLSTSLGYVDGQYDEVNFDISSDGVIDAGDRALQLPRLAPWSYGAQLVYTRDYSWGNLSMQASGYRRDPAKYTDNNRGSLRAADMFDASVNLGFKDNRLKFSLYGKNLKDESTIGGDTQLPGNFPGSPGFPVPGLSGNKATFSPLNKGRVYGLEVIYDYE, from the coding sequence ATGCAGATTCTTACCAGGGTGAGTAAGGGAGTACTGTTGACGGCGTGTATCGTCGCAGCGTTTCCTGCAACGGCTTTCAGCCAGAACCGTACGGCTGATGCATTACTTGAAGAGATTATCGTTACCGGTACCAAGCGCGCTGGCGGTATCGATGTACAGGATGCTGGCGTTGCCATCACTGCTTACAACGAGTCGCAGCTCGATGCTATGCATTTGCGCGACGTGCAGGCTATTGGCTACTCAGCACCGAGTGTGCAGCTTGAAGACATTGGTACGACGCGGGGAACAGCCAACTTTTCCATCCGCGGACTCGGAATTAACAGCTCTATTCCATCCATCGATCCAACGGTAGGTGTATTCGTTGATGGTATGTATCTGGGGACTAACACAGGCGTGGTCCTCGATATATTTGATTTGGAAGGTATCGAAGTCTTGCGTGGGCCGCAGGGACTCCTGTTTGGTCGCAACGTGACGGGTGGCGCAGTTCTGTTGCGAACGACACGGCCCAGCGATGCGTTTCGCTTCAAGGGCAAAATGGCCATGGAAACCGGTGACAATATCTATGCCTCAGCGCTGGTTACCGGGCCGCTGAGCGACCGGTGGCGAGGCAAGTTTTCCTTGTACCGCAATGACGACAGTGGCTGGCACACCAACCTCGCAACCGGTGAAGACCACGGTGCGGCTGAAACGACGATGGTTCGTGGCGGCCTTGAGTACCTGCCAAATGATTCGATGAACTTCCTGCTGCGTATGGAGCATGGCGAAACCGAAGGAGATGGCCCGGCATCGCAGAATGAGGGCTTGTACGGCACGACCGGTTTCGGATTCGCGATTGACGAGCCTGGCTACTATGACAATGAATGGAATCAATTCACGTTTGAGTCAACGTTCGATGTGAATGCCGGTGACGGTGAGATCGTCAACATCCTTGGCTGGCGCGAATATTCATCAATGACATTGAGCGATATTGATTCGTCACCGATATTCCTGTTTCACGCGCCAGCGCGTACGGAGCAGGACCAGTTCTCGAACGAGCTGCGTTACTCCGGTTCATACGACAACCTGTACGTGACGACCGGTGCCTACTTCTTCAAGCAGGACCTGTTGTACCTTGAGCGCCGGCTAATTCAGGGTGGCGCGCTGGATATCACGGGTGGCGGTGATCAGGAGTCGGAAACATTCGCTGTCTTTGCGTCTCTTGACGTTGTTCTGAATGACGTATTCACACTGAACTTTGGCGGCCGCTATACGCAAGAAGAAAAGACGGCACGGATTGCGTCGATACCGTTGAACCTGTGTACGATTGATGCCGGTTGCGCCAGTGCAGATCTTAATGACTCCCGCAGCTGGAAGAATTTCACGCCGAAAATTGGTATCCAGGTCAAACCGAACGACTCGACTCAGTTGTACGGATTCTGGACAAAAGGCTTCCGCAGTGGTGGTTACAATATGCGTCACACCGCCGTTGCCATTCCGAACCGCAGCTTCGATGAAGAAGAGCAGTCGTCTTTCGAAGTGGGTGTCAAGAAGGACTTTGCTGACGGCCGCGTGCGTTTGAATGCCGCTGCTTATCACAACACTATCGAAGATATGCAGCGTGAGGTTAACCTCACCGATCCGGTCGTTGGTGTGGTGCAGATCATCCAAAACACCGCTGACGCTACCATCACCGGCCTCGATCTCGAAGCAAGCTGGGTGCTGTCAGATTCGTTGTTCCTGTCCACCAGTCTTGGCTACGTCGACGGCCAGTACGACGAAGTGAACTTCGACATTTCGAGTGACGGTGTCATCGACGCGGGTGACCGTGCACTGCAATTGCCACGGCTTGCTCCCTGGTCCTACGGTGCGCAGCTGGTTTATACCCGCGACTATTCCTGGGGCAATTTGTCGATGCAGGCCAGCGGCTATCGCCGCGATCCGGCGAAGTACACTGATAACAACCGTGGTTCGCTGCGAGCTGCCGACATGTTTGACGCCAGCGTCAACCTGGGCTTCAAAGACAACCGATTGAAGTTCTCGCTCTACGGCAAGAACCTGAAAGACGAGTCAACGATCGGTGGCGATACCCAATTGCCAGGCAACTTCCCAGGCAGTCCGGGCTTCCCGGTGCCGGGATTGTCGGGCAACAAAGCGACCTTCTCGCCGCTGAACAAAGGCCGTGTGTACGGTCTGGAAGTTATTTACGACTACGAATAG
- a CDS encoding NADP-dependent oxidoreductase encodes MANMINRQIRLASRPDGWVSADNFTLTDAPVTEPADGELLVRNLFMSVDPYMRGRMNDTKSYVPPFQIGEVLQAGVVGQVVESRNDSFAKGDFVSGMLGWENYSISDGTGLHQVAEGAVPLSYHLGILGMPGMTAWVGLMKTAAAKPGDTVFVSAASGAVGSIVGQLAKIHGCRVTGCAGSDEKIELCESDFGYDAMFNYKTSDNIAKSIASVCPDGIDVNFENVGGKIFEAALWNMRNFGRIALCGMISNYNDAHQEPGPRGMMLMIARRLTIKGFIVSDDRDACMEYVRKASGWLAEGRLNYRETVAEGIENAPQALLDVLQGKNVGKQIVRLAEPG; translated from the coding sequence ATGGCAAACATGATCAATCGCCAGATTCGCCTTGCCAGCCGCCCGGATGGCTGGGTAAGCGCAGACAATTTCACATTGACCGACGCTCCTGTCACCGAGCCCGCCGACGGCGAATTGCTGGTACGTAATCTATTCATGTCAGTCGACCCGTACATGCGCGGGCGCATGAATGACACCAAATCCTACGTGCCGCCGTTTCAGATCGGCGAAGTGCTACAGGCAGGCGTCGTCGGTCAGGTCGTCGAAAGTCGTAACGACTCATTCGCAAAAGGTGATTTTGTCAGCGGCATGTTGGGCTGGGAAAACTATTCAATCTCCGACGGCACCGGTCTGCACCAGGTTGCGGAGGGCGCGGTCCCGCTCTCCTACCATCTCGGCATACTGGGCATGCCGGGTATGACCGCCTGGGTCGGGCTGATGAAAACCGCCGCGGCGAAGCCCGGTGACACCGTATTTGTATCGGCGGCCTCGGGCGCCGTCGGCAGCATCGTCGGACAACTCGCCAAGATCCACGGTTGCCGGGTAACCGGGTGCGCGGGCTCTGACGAAAAAATTGAGTTGTGTGAAAGCGATTTCGGCTACGACGCGATGTTCAACTACAAGACCAGCGACAACATCGCCAAAAGCATCGCCAGCGTGTGTCCGGACGGCATTGACGTCAATTTCGAAAACGTTGGCGGGAAGATTTTTGAAGCGGCACTCTGGAATATGCGCAACTTTGGTCGCATTGCACTCTGCGGAATGATTTCCAATTACAACGATGCGCATCAGGAACCAGGCCCGCGCGGCATGATGCTGATGATTGCACGACGCCTGACAATCAAAGGTTTCATAGTCAGCGACGATCGCGATGCCTGTATGGAGTACGTACGCAAAGCGAGTGGCTGGCTGGCCGAAGGTCGCCTGAACTACCGGGAAACGGTGGCCGAGGGAATTGAGAATGCGCCGCAGGCATTGCTAGATGTATTGCAGGGCAAGAACGTCGGCAAGCAAATCGTACGCCTTGCGGAACCCGGGTAA
- a CDS encoding pyridoxamine 5'-phosphate oxidase family protein has translation MTQEDNYAVGKQNSVRQLRDKASYDRELVHRILDTGLVAHVAFVQDGQPLVVPMIHARDGETLYLHGARKARVIRMLAENSKVCINVTLLDGIVLARSAFNSSMNYRSVTVHGVATLIESAQEKLHAMKCISEQLMPGRWDELRAPLEREVKMTGVIAVSIDSAAAKVASGLPEDEEDDYGIPVWAGTLPVVSNSGQLIDDERLQPGVRPSPAVLALQNRRL, from the coding sequence ATGACGCAGGAAGACAATTACGCAGTCGGCAAACAGAACAGCGTCCGGCAGTTGCGCGACAAGGCCAGCTACGATCGCGAACTTGTGCACCGCATCCTCGATACCGGGCTGGTTGCACATGTGGCATTCGTACAGGACGGCCAGCCGCTTGTCGTGCCGATGATTCACGCTCGTGACGGCGAAACGTTGTACCTTCACGGCGCGCGGAAAGCACGAGTGATCCGAATGCTCGCCGAGAACAGCAAGGTCTGCATCAATGTCACTCTGCTGGACGGCATAGTGCTGGCGCGCTCGGCATTCAATTCATCAATGAACTATCGCTCGGTAACGGTGCATGGCGTAGCAACTCTCATTGAATCCGCACAGGAAAAACTGCACGCGATGAAGTGCATTAGCGAACAGCTCATGCCCGGCCGCTGGGATGAACTGCGCGCACCGCTTGAGCGCGAAGTAAAAATGACCGGCGTTATCGCCGTTTCCATCGACAGCGCCGCTGCCAAGGTTGCCAGTGGACTGCCTGAAGACGAAGAAGACGACTACGGCATTCCTGTGTGGGCAGGGACATTGCCCGTGGTCTCAAATTCGGGGCAATTGATCGATGATGAGCGCCTGCAGCCCGGCGTAAGGCCATCGCCTGCCGTGCTCGCCCTGCAAAATCGGCGACTTTGA
- a CDS encoding SLC13 family permease: MSESALDGRSTHQTVGLILGPLLALSILLSNPPGDLSVAAWRTAAMALLMAVWWATEAVPIAVTALLPLVAFPLLGIADMQTTSSPYANKVIYLFLGGFIVAFTMQRWNLHRRIALTILQHAGGNGRSLIGGFMIASALLSMWVMNTSTTMMMLPIAVSIIGVIHSTVGGLDDRARHDFQYALLLGIAYASSIGGMATLVGTVPNALLAAFMLESYGTTIDFSSWMMVGIPMSALLLPLAWLSLTRWVFRVDFKTSGEGRATLRAMKDDMGTISIPEQRVGIVFVVLALAWIFRPLLIQLPGLSGLDDSGIAMAGAVALFLIPSGDRNDPLLIRWVHVEKLPWSILLLFGGGLSLAGAFSNTGLAAWLGTSLNAFGALPIALLVMLVAALIIFLTELTSNIATTATFLPVVGAIAIEAGIDPVVLAVPVTFAASCAFMLPVATPPNAIVFGSGLLTIPKMVRAGFALNLIGIALVTLIALTLAPRFLH; encoded by the coding sequence TTGAGTGAATCAGCGCTAGACGGACGAAGTACACACCAGACGGTAGGCCTCATCCTTGGCCCCCTGCTGGCATTATCCATACTGCTCTCAAACCCGCCCGGTGACTTGTCGGTTGCAGCCTGGCGCACAGCCGCAATGGCATTGCTCATGGCCGTATGGTGGGCAACAGAGGCGGTCCCGATTGCCGTTACCGCGCTACTCCCACTGGTCGCGTTCCCGCTACTCGGTATCGCGGATATGCAGACAACGTCATCACCGTACGCGAACAAAGTGATCTATCTTTTTCTCGGCGGTTTCATCGTCGCCTTTACCATGCAACGCTGGAATCTGCATCGGCGGATAGCCCTGACTATTCTGCAGCACGCAGGTGGCAATGGCCGATCCCTGATAGGCGGCTTCATGATTGCCAGTGCTCTGTTGAGCATGTGGGTAATGAATACTTCAACAACCATGATGATGCTGCCTATTGCCGTGTCCATCATCGGCGTCATTCATTCGACGGTTGGCGGCCTTGACGACCGGGCCCGCCACGACTTTCAGTACGCACTGTTGCTGGGAATCGCGTACGCGTCCTCGATTGGCGGCATGGCTACTCTGGTCGGCACAGTGCCGAACGCCTTGCTGGCTGCGTTCATGCTCGAGAGCTACGGTACAACCATCGATTTCTCAAGCTGGATGATGGTCGGGATACCCATGAGCGCGTTGTTGCTGCCACTTGCGTGGCTGTCTCTGACACGCTGGGTATTCCGCGTTGACTTCAAGACCTCCGGCGAGGGCCGCGCCACACTGCGTGCCATGAAAGACGACATGGGCACGATTTCCATTCCGGAACAGCGGGTCGGTATCGTATTCGTAGTACTCGCCCTGGCCTGGATTTTCCGTCCGCTGCTCATTCAGCTACCCGGCCTGTCGGGACTGGATGACTCCGGTATCGCCATGGCCGGCGCCGTCGCGCTGTTCTTGATACCAAGTGGCGATCGCAACGACCCGCTTCTTATCCGTTGGGTACATGTTGAAAAATTGCCATGGAGCATATTGTTGCTGTTCGGGGGTGGTTTATCACTTGCGGGGGCTTTCAGTAACACCGGACTTGCCGCGTGGTTGGGCACCAGCCTCAATGCGTTCGGCGCGCTGCCAATTGCACTGTTGGTCATGCTCGTCGCGGCATTGATCATTTTCCTTACAGAACTCACCAGCAATATCGCGACGACAGCCACCTTTCTCCCGGTAGTTGGAGCTATTGCCATCGAAGCAGGTATTGACCCGGTGGTCCTCGCGGTGCCGGTGACGTTCGCGGCAAGTTGTGCGTTCATGCTGCCAGTTGCGACACCGCCCAACGCCATCGTATTCGGCTCCGGACTGCTTACGATTCCCAAAATGGTTCGCGCCGGTTTCGCACTCAACCTCATCGGCATCGCGCTGGTAACTTTGATTGCATTGACGCTGGCACCCCGATTTCTTCATTGA